In Scomber scombrus chromosome 17, fScoSco1.1, whole genome shotgun sequence, the following proteins share a genomic window:
- the LOC133997241 gene encoding tripartite motif-containing protein 16-like, translating into MAQKGVELDQETFCCSICLDLLKDPVAIPCGHSYCMSCIKGFWDEEHQRNIYSCPQCRQTFTPRPVLKKNTMLAALVEQLKKTGLQAAPADHCYAGPEDVACDVCTGRKLKAFKSCLQCLISYCENHLQPHNTVGQLKKHKLVEPSKKLQENICSRHDEVMKMFCCTDQQSICYLCSVDEHKGHDTVSAAAERTQRQRELEVSRLNIQQRIQNREKDVKLLQQEVVAVNRSANNVVRDSEKIFTELICHIRKRSSDVKQQIRSQQQTEVSRVKELQEKLQQEITELKRKDAELKQLSHTEDHNQFLHNYPSVSQLSEPTDSPSINIHPLRYFEDVTAAVSQLRDKLQDILREEWTNISLTRTEVDVLLPQAGPKTKAEFLKYSCKITLDPITAYSYLLLSEGNRKAEAMRQQQSYFSHPDRFTVWRQVLSREGLTGRCYWEVDWRGTGAVGVAVAYKNISRAGDSNECGFGHNAKSWMLYCPSNGYEFWFNNIQTSVSGPRSSRVGVYLDHRAGILSFYSVSETMTLLHRVQTTFTQPLYAGLCLYYGAPAELCKLK; encoded by the coding sequence atggcgcagaaagGAGTTGAGCTTGACCAAGAAACCTTTTGTTGTTcaatctgtctggatctactgaaggatccggtggctattccctgtggacacagctactgcatgagctgtattaaaggattctgggatgaGGAGCATCAGAGGAatatctacagctgccctcagtgcagacagaccttcacaccgaggcctgtcctgaagaaaaacaccatgttagcagctttagtggagcagctaaagaagactggactccaagctgctcctgctgatcactgctatgctggacctgaagatgtggcctgtgatgtctgcactgggaggaagctgaaagccttcaagtcctgtctgcagTGCCTGATCTCTTACTGTGAAaatcacctccagcctcacAACACTGTTGGTcaacttaaaaaacacaagctggtggagccctccaagaagctccaggagaacatctgctcccgtcatgatgaggtgatgaagatgttctgtTGCACGGATCAGCAgagtatctgttatctctgctctgtggatgaacataaaggccacgacacagtctcagctgcagcagaaaggactcagaggcagagagagctcgaggtgagtcgactaaacatccagcagagaatccagaacagagagaaagatgtgaagctgcttcaacaggaggtggtgGCAGTCAATCGCTCTGCTAATAATGTAGTGAGGGACAGTGAGAAGATTTTCACTGAGCTGATCTGTCACATCCgtaaaagaagctctgatgtgaagcagcagatcagatcccagcagcaaacagaagtgagtcgagtcaaagagcttcaggagaagctgcagcaggagatcactgagctgaagaggaaagacgctgaactgaagcagctctcacacacagaggatcacaaccagtttctacacaactacccctcagtgtcacaactcagtgaacctacagactcacccagcatcaatatccatcctctgagatactttgaggatgtgacagcagctgtttcacagctcagagataaactacaggacatcctgagggaggaatggacaaacatctcactgacaaGGACTGAAGTGGATGTTTTACTGCCACAAGCAGGGCCCAAGACCAAagctgagttcttaaaatattcatgtaaaatcactctggatccaataACAGCATACTCatatctgttattatctgaggggaacagaaaagcCGAAGCAATGAGACAACAACAGTCTTACTTTAGTCACCCAGACAGATTCACTGTATGGcgtcaggtcctgagtagagagggtctgactggacgttgttactgggaggtggactGGAGAGGGACAGGAGCAGTCGGTGTAGCAGTTGCATACaaaaatatcagcagagcaggagacTCAAATGAATGTGGGTTTGGACACAATGCCAAATCTTGGATGCTATATTGTCCCTCTAATGGTTATGAATTTTGGTTCAACAACATTCAAACTTCCGTCTCAGGTCCTcgttcctccagagtcggagtgtacctggatcacagagcaggtattctgtccttctacagcgtctctgaaaccatgactctcctccacagagtccagaccacattcactcagcctctctatgctggactttgtCTTTATTATGGAGCTccagctgagttgtgtaaactgAAATAG